The DNA sequence TCCAACACCATCGTTTTGTCGTACATCATGCCATCAGCTTCACCATTGATACGCAAACCATCTTTCATGTCTGCTCCTCCGTTGGTACCGTGCAGAGTCGTTTGAGCCTCCCCTACATCCAAGGAATTCAAGGCCCAACTGGATTCCAGATAAATGGTTGCTCCATTCTCCATTACGATAAATCCGAAAGCGGAATCCTCTACGGTAAATTCAGCTGGATTCCAAGGTCCGAAAGCATTTGCGGCATTCTCCGTCTGTGCCAATTTATGATACGTATTCCCCACAACATACTTTGGTTTATAGTTATTCATCATCCACAACGTTAAATCAAGCGCGTGCGTTCCGATATCAATCAAAGGGCCACCACCTTGCGCTTCTTCATCAAGAAATACGCCCCAAGTAGGAACCGCCCGTCTCCTGATCGCATGCGCTTTAGCGTTATAAATATCTCCCAATTCTCCCTTTTGACAGATTTTATGCAAATAAGAAGAATCTTTTCTGAATCGATTTTGATAACCGATCGTCAGCTTTTTCCCGGTCCGATTCATCGCGGCTATCATAGCTTCTGCTTCTTCCGAAGTTTTAGCCATCGGTTTTTCACACATCACATGTTTACCGGACTCCATTGCCGCAATTGAGATTTCAGCATGAGAAATATTTGGTGTGCAGACATGAATGACATCAATTTCATCATTTTTTAAAAGCTCCATATAGTCCGTATAGACATTTGCAGCATCCGTCCCAAACGCCTCTCTCGCCTTGCTTGCACGTTCTTCGATAATGTCACAGAACGCCACCATTTCTGCAGCCTCCACTTTAGCCAAAGCTGGCATATGTTTGTTGTTTGCAATTCCTCCACAACCGATAATTCCAATTTTGATCATATTATTGACTCTCCTTCTATTATTTTCATTTTAACGGGATAGACCCGTCCTTTTTGATAGGATTGGTGATAATACATTCGTGTCATCCAATACACACACGCATCATCATTTCTTCGAAACGTAAACGTTTACGTTGATACTAAACAAAAACAACACGCTTCGCTACGTAAACGTTTACGTTACGGTCAAAAACTAAATTTCCCGTGTCGTTCCAGGTAAACTTTTACGTCAATCGGGAAATTTGTTACTTTATTTTTTTCACACTGTCTCTTTCAATGATTTGATATGGCATGATAATCGAATGCACATCGTCAGCCTTCTTATTTATAATTTTGAATAATATTTCAGTTGCCTTCTCTGCCATTTTTACTAATGGCTGAGCAGTTGTTGTCAACGGCGGTACTGACATCTCAGATATTTTCAAATTATCATAGCCCATAATAGAGACATCTTCCGGTATGCTTATACCTAATTTATACGCAGCAGAAATCGCTCCGATAGCCATTTCATCGCTCGCACAAAATATCGCTGTCAATTCAGGAAATTGCTTCATTAATTGAATGAAGTTATCTCTTCCATCATCGAATCCGAACCCGTTTCCTGATACAATTTGTCTCTCTTCAACAACCTTGTTAAGATTTTCTAATATTGCTTTTTTGTAACCGTCAATTCGTGGATTCCCCGCAATTGGATCTGCAGAACTTCCACTGATTAAGCCAATTTTTTTATGCCCCATCTTGATCAAATAGTTGGTAGCTGCATAAGATGCATCGTAATCATCAACTTTTACATATGGGATACTCGCATATTCAGCTGATTTCGTAGACAGCAATACACAAGGGATATTATTTCTTTTTATATAGTCATAATATTCCTTTCGCAGGATTTCACTGACGAATATAATGCCATCCACTCGCTTCTCGTGCAGCATCTTTAGATTCTCTTCTGTGCTTACAATATTCGATTTCGTATAGGTGACAATTAAGTTTGAACTTTCTTGCTTGGCTATAGCATCAATTCCATTAATAAATTCTGAACTTAACAGACTTGAAATCTCAGGTATGATAACACCTATCGTATTCGTTTTTTTATTTATTAGGCTTCTGGCGACTTCGTTTGGTTCATAACCCAATTCTTGAGCTATTCTCATAACTTTTTTTCTTGTTTCTTCCGAACATCCAGGCTGATTATTTAAGGCTCTGGAGACTGTGGCGATAGAAACTTTTGCTTTTTTTGCAACATCTAGTATTGTACTCACAAAGCATCCCCTATTTCGTAAACGTTTACGTGGAATAATATATCATGTGTTATTTATTTTGTAAACGTATTTTTTATTATCAAATAGACTAGTCAGCAGATTTGCTTCCTGACTCATATCTTTGCAATCCGCTCTAAAAAATGACCGAAACTGAAACGGACCGCATTTTTTTTGTCGCCGAACTGGATACCTTCCTTCACGATCACTTTTTCTTCCAACAATTCCTGCAGCAGCTCATCCATCTCGGCATCGGTTTTATTGGCGAAATGACAATAAAGATGGTAGCCGCCTTTTGCCGGTTCAAAACTTATCTCTTGCCCATATTTGGTTCTGAGCCACGTCTGCAATTTGTCGGCGCGCTCTTTCAAAGCCGTAACGATGATCGGAAGATGTTCAGTGATCTCGCTCGCCAAATAATGTTCGGCCAACAGCTGCGGCAAGAAACTCAATCCGGAGTCGATCTGATCGCGGATGTCGGCCAATTCCCGGACAATGGCGGCTGGTCCAACCATCCATCCGATCCGGATATGCTGACCGGCAAATTTGGATAAGGAACCGAGATACAGCACTTGTTGTCGTTTATCCAGGCTTTTCAACGGACGGTTATCAACCGTTTCATCAAAAACAAAGCTGCCGTATGCATCATCCTCCACGATCGGGATGCGCTTCAGTAAACAATAATCAAGTATGGCCTGTTTCCGCTCCGGACTCATGATCGTTCCTGTCGGATTCTGGAAAATCGGATTCAGAAAAATCATCTTCAGAGGATACTGCAAGGAAGCTTCCTGAAGACCATTGACGGTCATTCCCTCACCATCCATCGGAATCGGAATAATCCGCAGACCGGCAGCCTGAAAAAGCCGCAAAGAATAGAAATAGGAAGGAGCCTCGATGCCGATTGCATCACCTGGCTTCAACAGCCCTTGCGTAATCAAAAACAATGATTGTTGGGTTCCCGAAGTGATGAAGATTTCCTCCAGCGGGACAGTCATCCCGTACGCAGTCTTCAAGTGTTTTTGGACGCTTTCCCTTGTAGCTTTGATGCCGCGGTTTTCCCTGATGAAAGTGGCTTCCCCATGCAACATTTCCCCAAGCGAAATATCCGGGATCTTCAGTTCCGGCAAGAGGTCCTTCGGCAAATCCCCATTCCCCAAATCCAGTATTTCGCGCGATCGGTGCTGCGCCAATAGCTGTTTGACGTCCCTTTGATAAGGGGTGTCCACTGAAAGATTATCCGGCGTCAAGGAGGTCCGCCAATTGATGGTGGGCCTTGTCTGCATCCCCCATTTATTCGGATTCACGAATGTCCCGCTGCCCCTTTTGCGGATGAGGATCCCCTGCGTCGTCAGCTCTTCCAGTGCCCGAATGACGGTAGACCGGTTGACCTTCAGTTCCTCCGCCAGCTTGCGTTCCGCCGGCAAGGCTCGGCCGGGGACCAAATCGCCGGCTTTTATCTTCTCTTCGATCAGCTGCATAAGCTGTTGATAGAGCGGCATGCCCCTATCCTGATCCAGTCTCCACTCCGCCATTCCTTCACTCTCCTTGGTTTTTAATCATTATACACCAAATTGGTTGGTTCGGAAACAGTCCAATTGGATGTAGGCGTTCCTGTAAAAAGGGATTATGATTTAACCATTCGTTAATCATTTTATCATTTAAAACCAGGAGGATTATTTATGACAACAAAAATCATCGGTTCAGAAAAAGTAAAACGCGGGATGGCCCAAATGCAAAAAGGCGGCGTCATCATGGATGTCGTGAACGCGGAGCAGGCAAGGATCGCCGAGGCGGCTGGTGCCGTAGCGGTCATGGCATTGGAGCGCGTTCCATCGGACATCCGTGCAGCCGGCGGAGTTGCCCGCATGGCGGACCCTACCATCGTCGAGGCAGTGATGAACGCGGTGAGCATTCCCGTCATGGCGAAAGCCCGCATCGGCCACATCACCGAAGCGCGCATCCTGGAAGCTATGGGCGTCGACTATATCGACGAAAGCGAAGTGCTGACCCCTGCCGATGAGGAATTCCACCTTTTGAAATCGGACTATACCGTTCCTTTCGTCTGCGGCTGCCGTGATCTGGGAGAAGCCTTGCGCCGCATCGGTGAAGGTGCTTCGATGCTGCGCACAAAGGGTGAGCCGGGGACCGGCAATATCGTGGAAGCCGTCCGCCATATGCGCAAAGTCAACGGCCAAATCCGCCAGTTGATCACGAAATCGGACGATGAGCTGATGACATTCGCCAAGGAAATCGGAGCCCCTTACGAACTGGTCAAGGAAATCAAATTGCTCGGGAAATTGCCGGTCGTGAACTTCGCTGCCGGCGGTGTCGCAACACCTGCTGACGCGGCCTTGATGATGAGCTTGGGCGCAGATGGCGTCTTCGTCGGATCCGGCATCTTCAAAGCCGAAAATCCCGAAAAATTCGCCCGCGCCATCGTCCGCGCGACAACCAATTACGAGGACTATGCCTTGTTGGCCGAACTGTCCAAAGGCTTGGGTGAACCGATGAAAGGGATCGACATTAGTACGCTCCACGCCTCCGAACGCATGCAGGAAAGAGGCTGGTAAGCATGACAAATAAAATCGGCGTATTGGCCTTGCAAGGTGCGGTCACGGAGCACCTGCAGGCTCTGACTAAGTTGGGTGTCACCGCCTCTGCCGTCAAACTGCCCGCCGATCTGGACGGCTTGGACGGGCTGATCATCCCAGGCGGCGAATCGACCGCCATCGGCCGTTTGATCCGCGAACAGCATCTGGAGGAACCTTTGCGGAAATTCTTCGCAGCCGGCAAAGCGATTTTCGGCACCTGCGCCGGACTGATTCTTTGCAGCACGGACAGCAGCCATGCACCCGATGAATTGCGGCTCGGCTTCATCGACATCGCAGTCGAACGGAACGGCTTCGGGCGCCAAGTCGACAGTTTCGAAGCCCTGCTGCCATTTGAAGGCATCGCAGAACCGGTGGAATCCGTCTTCATCCGCGCCCCTTACATCCGCTCAGTCGGAAAGGGAGTCCGCGTGCTTGCAAGCATCGACGGAAAGATTGTAGCGGCCGAAAACGACCAGATTTTGGTTACTGCTTTCCATCCGGAATTGACGGACGATCTGTCGGTGTTCGAGTATTTTTTGAAGAAAGTCGGATAAAGTAGTGTTATCGGACAACCACCATCCTTGCTGGCTCCAGCTTGTCCGATTTCTCTCCGGTAT is a window from the Trichococcus shcherbakoviae genome containing:
- a CDS encoding Gfo/Idh/MocA family oxidoreductase, which gives rise to MIKIGIIGCGGIANNKHMPALAKVEAAEMVAFCDIIEERASKAREAFGTDAANVYTDYMELLKNDEIDVIHVCTPNISHAEISIAAMESGKHVMCEKPMAKTSEEAEAMIAAMNRTGKKLTIGYQNRFRKDSSYLHKICQKGELGDIYNAKAHAIRRRAVPTWGVFLDEEAQGGGPLIDIGTHALDLTLWMMNNYKPKYVVGNTYHKLAQTENAANAFGPWNPAEFTVEDSAFGFIVMENGATIYLESSWALNSLDVGEAQTTLHGTNGGADMKDGLRINGEADGMMYDKTMVLEPGGVDFYDGSGDDPAYLEAKQWIESIQNDTEPVVSPEQALVVTQILEAIYQSAKTGAPVYINQHKEELGKILV
- the pdxT gene encoding pyridoxal 5'-phosphate synthase glutaminase subunit PdxT, which translates into the protein MTNKIGVLALQGAVTEHLQALTKLGVTASAVKLPADLDGLDGLIIPGGESTAIGRLIREQHLEEPLRKFFAAGKAIFGTCAGLILCSTDSSHAPDELRLGFIDIAVERNGFGRQVDSFEALLPFEGIAEPVESVFIRAPYIRSVGKGVRVLASIDGKIVAAENDQILVTAFHPELTDDLSVFEYFLKKVG
- a CDS encoding PLP-dependent aminotransferase family protein, translating into MAEWRLDQDRGMPLYQQLMQLIEEKIKAGDLVPGRALPAERKLAEELKVNRSTVIRALEELTTQGILIRKRGSGTFVNPNKWGMQTRPTINWRTSLTPDNLSVDTPYQRDVKQLLAQHRSREILDLGNGDLPKDLLPELKIPDISLGEMLHGEATFIRENRGIKATRESVQKHLKTAYGMTVPLEEIFITSGTQQSLFLITQGLLKPGDAIGIEAPSYFYSLRLFQAAGLRIIPIPMDGEGMTVNGLQEASLQYPLKMIFLNPIFQNPTGTIMSPERKQAILDYCLLKRIPIVEDDAYGSFVFDETVDNRPLKSLDKRQQVLYLGSLSKFAGQHIRIGWMVGPAAIVRELADIRDQIDSGLSFLPQLLAEHYLASEITEHLPIIVTALKERADKLQTWLRTKYGQEISFEPAKGGYHLYCHFANKTDAEMDELLQELLEEKVIVKEGIQFGDKKNAVRFSFGHFLERIAKI
- the pdxS gene encoding pyridoxal 5'-phosphate synthase lyase subunit PdxS gives rise to the protein MTTKIIGSEKVKRGMAQMQKGGVIMDVVNAEQARIAEAAGAVAVMALERVPSDIRAAGGVARMADPTIVEAVMNAVSIPVMAKARIGHITEARILEAMGVDYIDESEVLTPADEEFHLLKSDYTVPFVCGCRDLGEALRRIGEGASMLRTKGEPGTGNIVEAVRHMRKVNGQIRQLITKSDDELMTFAKEIGAPYELVKEIKLLGKLPVVNFAAGGVATPADAALMMSLGADGVFVGSGIFKAENPEKFARAIVRATTNYEDYALLAELSKGLGEPMKGIDISTLHASERMQERGW
- a CDS encoding LacI family DNA-binding transcriptional regulator; its protein translation is MSTILDVAKKAKVSIATVSRALNNQPGCSEETRKKVMRIAQELGYEPNEVARSLINKKTNTIGVIIPEISSLLSSEFINGIDAIAKQESSNLIVTYTKSNIVSTEENLKMLHEKRVDGIIFVSEILRKEYYDYIKRNNIPCVLLSTKSAEYASIPYVKVDDYDASYAATNYLIKMGHKKIGLISGSSADPIAGNPRIDGYKKAILENLNKVVEERQIVSGNGFGFDDGRDNFIQLMKQFPELTAIFCASDEMAIGAISAAYKLGISIPEDVSIMGYDNLKISEMSVPPLTTTAQPLVKMAEKATEILFKIINKKADDVHSIIMPYQIIERDSVKKIK